One Phycisphaera mikurensis NBRC 102666 DNA window includes the following coding sequences:
- a CDS encoding efflux RND transporter permease subunit, translated as MNLPAFCVRRPVLTAMLTLIVGVLGGMSLANLRTDLLPEIEMPWVTVRVNWSGAAPEVVESQVTDAVEELVKSAPGIEWMSSESGRGRSQVRLRFSPSVGIDEAADSVKARLDEGANRFPDEATRPRVDTWDVNASPVVLIGVSGPMNLLELSDLAIETLKDRLVRVPGVADAEIWGDTAREVNVDLDPAKVKALQLPLDGLLQTIRDANVDLPAGELDEGKATVGLRAPAGFKSIDELRRLVVATPGDDATSGVVTLGEIAEVDFQPRRRDRGIRIDGDTGVRIAINKQADANTVDVADAVLAELEELRADFPQLRFVPLSDQGGFIDRSIDNVARSVLYGGSLAVLVLLVFLRSVRSTLVIAIAIPIAIVATFALMNGGGLTLNLMTLGGLALGVGMMVDSSIVVIENIARRRDEEREDGKTAAIRGAAEVGPAILASTVTTLVIFLPLVFVDGSAGTMFRQLGYVVAFSLLASLVVSLTLVPVLASQFLARRGRGGAGGASAADAAGDPHATPPRSGFRRIVDRGSSAIGGGLHRMGLAYGRLLRRVLRFRGLTVAAAFSLLGLSLLLFPLIGTELLPPTDEGRVQAGVNFASGTTLELTDRQSRLLEELVDEALPGIPAKMVETSPGRARIEMKLPPASERELSNQEVAQELRRVIRGTVPGGDVWANGPQGDWLLQRLLGGGNASRLEVKIRGSDLDELRRLTLAAEEVVQGVDGVTWVNVPDGVGTPEKQLVINRDKAADLGLEVVDLARTVELAVAGRQAGDFRRGGDSYPIRVRLADARSLPVEELLDLQVTVAGAGSDRVPLRSVLDVVDGLAPEEIDHEEGRRVSTIRANTSGRDLGSIAADIEAGLATIARPPGYELGVAGSLEEQKKAFRELLVSIVLSLVLVYMVLASQYESLRDPVVVMLAVPVAAVGVLVTLYLTSTTLNLQSYIGCIMLGGIVVNNAILLVDQARQLRAGEGGEAPLGTDAAVIEAGRRRLRPILMTTLTTVLGLFPLALGIGEGADAQAPLARAVLGGLIASTLITLVLIPAVYSLVHRGADPRTAGQNRPFAPRSAAVAA; from the coding sequence GTGAACCTGCCCGCCTTCTGCGTCCGCCGGCCGGTGCTCACCGCCATGCTCACGCTCATCGTCGGCGTCCTCGGCGGGATGTCGCTGGCCAACCTCCGCACCGATCTCCTGCCGGAGATCGAGATGCCCTGGGTCACCGTGCGCGTCAACTGGTCCGGTGCGGCGCCCGAGGTGGTCGAGTCGCAGGTGACCGACGCCGTGGAGGAGCTGGTCAAGAGCGCTCCGGGCATCGAGTGGATGAGCAGCGAGTCGGGCCGGGGCCGCAGCCAGGTGCGGCTCCGCTTCAGCCCGTCGGTGGGCATCGACGAAGCCGCCGACTCGGTGAAGGCCCGGCTCGACGAGGGCGCCAACCGCTTCCCCGACGAAGCGACGCGGCCGCGCGTCGACACGTGGGACGTGAACGCCTCCCCGGTGGTGCTCATCGGCGTCTCCGGGCCGATGAACCTGCTGGAGCTCTCGGACCTCGCGATCGAAACCCTCAAGGACCGCCTGGTCCGCGTGCCGGGGGTGGCGGACGCGGAGATCTGGGGCGACACCGCCCGGGAGGTCAACGTCGACCTCGACCCCGCAAAGGTCAAGGCGCTCCAGCTCCCGCTCGACGGCCTCCTGCAGACGATCCGCGACGCGAACGTGGACCTCCCCGCCGGCGAGCTGGACGAGGGCAAAGCCACGGTGGGCCTGCGGGCGCCCGCGGGCTTCAAGAGCATCGACGAGCTGCGCCGCCTCGTCGTCGCGACCCCCGGGGACGACGCGACCTCCGGCGTCGTCACGCTCGGCGAGATCGCCGAGGTCGACTTCCAGCCGCGTCGCCGCGACCGCGGCATCCGCATCGACGGCGACACGGGCGTGCGGATCGCCATCAACAAGCAGGCCGACGCCAACACCGTGGACGTCGCCGACGCCGTGCTCGCGGAGCTCGAAGAGCTGCGGGCCGACTTCCCGCAGCTCCGCTTCGTGCCGCTCTCCGACCAGGGCGGCTTCATCGACCGGAGCATCGACAACGTCGCCCGCTCGGTCCTGTACGGCGGCTCGCTCGCGGTGCTGGTGCTGCTCGTGTTCCTCCGCAGCGTCCGCTCGACGCTGGTCATCGCCATCGCGATCCCCATCGCCATCGTCGCCACCTTCGCGCTGATGAACGGCGGCGGGCTGACGCTGAACCTCATGACGCTCGGCGGGCTCGCGCTGGGCGTGGGGATGATGGTCGACAGCTCGATCGTCGTGATCGAGAACATCGCGCGGCGGCGGGACGAGGAGCGCGAGGACGGCAAGACCGCCGCGATCCGCGGCGCCGCCGAGGTCGGCCCGGCCATCCTCGCGAGCACCGTCACCACGCTGGTCATCTTCCTGCCGCTGGTCTTCGTCGACGGCTCGGCGGGCACCATGTTCCGGCAGCTGGGCTACGTGGTGGCGTTCTCGCTGCTCGCCTCGCTGGTCGTGTCGCTCACGCTGGTGCCCGTGCTCGCCTCGCAGTTCCTCGCGCGGCGAGGCCGCGGCGGGGCCGGCGGGGCAAGCGCGGCCGACGCCGCCGGCGACCCGCACGCGACCCCGCCCCGCTCCGGCTTCCGGCGGATCGTCGACCGCGGCTCGTCCGCCATCGGCGGCGGGCTCCACCGCATGGGCCTCGCCTACGGCCGGCTGCTCCGCCGCGTGCTCCGCTTCCGCGGGCTCACGGTCGCCGCGGCGTTCTCGCTCCTGGGCCTGTCGCTGCTGCTCTTCCCGCTGATCGGCACCGAGCTGCTGCCCCCCACCGACGAGGGCCGCGTGCAGGCCGGCGTCAACTTCGCCAGCGGCACCACGCTGGAATTGACCGACCGGCAGAGCCGCCTGCTCGAGGAGCTCGTCGACGAGGCGCTGCCAGGCATCCCCGCCAAGATGGTCGAGACCTCCCCGGGCCGCGCCCGCATCGAGATGAAGCTCCCGCCCGCGAGCGAGCGCGAGCTCTCGAATCAGGAGGTCGCCCAGGAGCTGCGGAGGGTGATCCGCGGCACCGTCCCCGGCGGCGACGTCTGGGCCAACGGGCCCCAGGGCGACTGGCTGCTGCAGCGGCTGCTCGGCGGCGGCAACGCCAGCCGGCTGGAGGTGAAGATCCGCGGGTCCGACCTCGACGAGCTGCGCCGGCTGACGCTCGCCGCCGAGGAAGTCGTCCAGGGCGTCGACGGCGTCACCTGGGTCAACGTGCCCGACGGCGTCGGGACGCCCGAGAAGCAGCTGGTGATCAACCGCGACAAGGCCGCGGACCTGGGGCTGGAGGTCGTCGACCTCGCCCGCACCGTCGAGCTCGCCGTGGCGGGACGGCAGGCCGGAGACTTCCGCCGCGGCGGCGACAGCTACCCCATCCGCGTCCGCCTCGCCGACGCCCGCTCGCTCCCGGTCGAGGAGCTGCTGGATCTGCAGGTGACGGTGGCCGGCGCCGGCAGCGACCGCGTCCCGCTGCGCAGCGTGCTCGACGTCGTCGACGGCCTCGCCCCCGAGGAGATCGACCACGAGGAGGGGCGCCGCGTCTCCACGATCCGGGCGAACACCAGCGGCCGCGACCTGGGCTCCATCGCCGCGGACATCGAGGCCGGGCTCGCCACCATCGCTCGTCCGCCCGGCTACGAACTCGGCGTCGCCGGCAGCCTCGAGGAGCAGAAGAAGGCCTTCCGCGAGCTGCTCGTGAGCATCGTGCTGTCGCTGGTGCTCGTCTACATGGTGCTCGCCAGCCAGTACGAGTCGCTGCGCGATCCCGTCGTGGTGATGCTCGCCGTTCCCGTCGCGGCGGTGGGCGTGCTGGTGACGCTGTACCTGACGTCCACGACGCTGAACCTGCAGAGCTACATCGGCTGCATCATGCTCGGCGGCATCGTCGTGAACAACGCCATCCTGCTGGTGGACCAGGCGCGGCAGCTGCGGGCCGGCGAGGGCGGCGAAGCCCCGCTGGGCACCGACGCCGCGGTGATCGAGGCCGGGCGGCGGCGGCTGCGGCCGATCCTGATGACCACGCTCACCACGGTGCTGGGGCTCTTCCCGCTGGCGCTGGGCATCGGCGAAGGAGCCGACGCCCAGGCCCCCCTGGCCCGGGCCGTGCTCGGCGGGCTGATCGCCTCCACGCTGATCACGCTGGTGCTGATCCCCGCGGTGTACTCGCTGGTCCACCGCGGGGCGGATCCGCGGACCGCGGGGCAGAACCGCCCGTTCGCGCCACGGTCCGCGGCGGTGGCGGCGTGA
- a CDS encoding TolC family protein has translation MPWILASLGCLALTGCLAPERSPLLGVDWPEATREAVADAAEDAAAEAPAVGFAAGEAEAVRIGGSGELRLTLGRTLLMTLAANRELAVSAQSPAIAAALQRVQRGVFDPEAFAELTYQERSITETSRATGERFSVDGDDLRTVAGLRQLLPTGTEVELSVDQQRSSSDRAPEQQDARLGLTVTQQLLRGAGPAANLVRLRQAGLDVDASRHELRGFVQRLLADAERAWWLYRLAGQRLALFERALELAEQQSEAARRRIAAGALAPNAGAAAEAEAALRRQDLIDARSLREARRLALLRLLGGPTGDLDGPADADWLTRPVATEAPGDDAFGADPPPVDDLEERVALATRVRPELLEARVRLEQDRLETVLTRNGLLPRLEVFLDLGKAGFDDTFAGSFDDLDSESYDLATGFRFVAPLGNERAEGFDRAASATRAQSAAAVANLVQLVRLEVRRAAVELERARQQIAASRATLAFQRSVAAGERQRFEAGEATSLDAALAGRDLLAAEIAVVTSRTEHRLALIDLQLAEGSLLQRRGIGVEAGGDAAR, from the coding sequence GTGCCGTGGATCTTGGCGTCTCTCGGGTGCCTCGCGCTGACCGGCTGCCTGGCGCCCGAGCGGTCGCCGCTGTTGGGCGTGGACTGGCCCGAGGCGACGCGTGAAGCGGTTGCCGACGCGGCCGAGGACGCCGCGGCGGAGGCGCCCGCCGTCGGCTTCGCGGCCGGGGAAGCGGAAGCGGTCCGGATCGGCGGGAGCGGCGAGCTGCGGCTGACGCTCGGGCGGACGCTGCTCATGACGCTCGCGGCCAACCGCGAGCTGGCGGTGAGCGCCCAGAGCCCCGCCATCGCCGCGGCGCTGCAGCGCGTGCAGCGGGGCGTATTCGACCCGGAGGCCTTCGCCGAGCTGACCTACCAGGAGCGTTCCATCACCGAGACCAGCCGGGCCACCGGCGAACGCTTCAGCGTCGACGGCGACGACCTCCGCACCGTCGCGGGCCTGCGGCAGCTGCTGCCCACCGGCACCGAGGTGGAGCTCTCGGTCGACCAGCAGCGCAGCAGCTCCGACCGGGCGCCCGAGCAGCAGGACGCGCGGCTGGGGCTGACCGTCACCCAGCAGCTGCTGCGCGGCGCCGGCCCGGCGGCCAACCTCGTGCGTCTGCGGCAGGCCGGGCTCGACGTCGACGCCAGCCGGCACGAGCTGCGCGGCTTCGTGCAGCGGCTGCTCGCCGACGCCGAGCGGGCCTGGTGGCTCTACCGCCTCGCCGGGCAGCGGCTCGCCCTCTTCGAACGCGCCCTGGAGCTCGCCGAGCAGCAGAGCGAGGCCGCGCGGCGCCGCATCGCCGCCGGGGCCCTCGCGCCCAACGCCGGCGCCGCCGCCGAGGCCGAGGCGGCGCTCCGCCGGCAGGACCTCATCGACGCGCGCAGCCTCCGCGAGGCCCGTCGGCTCGCGCTGCTGCGCCTGCTGGGGGGCCCCACCGGCGACCTCGACGGGCCCGCCGACGCCGACTGGCTCACCCGCCCCGTCGCCACCGAGGCGCCCGGCGACGACGCCTTCGGCGCCGACCCGCCGCCCGTGGACGACCTCGAGGAGCGCGTCGCCCTCGCCACCCGCGTCCGGCCCGAGCTGCTCGAGGCCCGCGTCCGGCTGGAGCAGGACCGGCTGGAGACCGTGCTCACCCGCAACGGCCTGCTGCCGCGGCTGGAGGTCTTCCTGGACCTGGGCAAGGCCGGCTTCGACGACACCTTCGCCGGCAGCTTCGACGACCTGGATTCGGAGAGCTACGACCTCGCCACCGGCTTCCGCTTCGTCGCCCCGCTCGGCAACGAGCGTGCCGAGGGCTTCGACCGCGCCGCCTCCGCCACGCGGGCCCAGTCGGCCGCCGCCGTGGCGAACCTCGTGCAGCTCGTTCGGCTGGAGGTCCGCCGCGCCGCCGTCGAGCTCGAGCGTGCCCGTCAGCAGATCGCGGCCAGCCGCGCCACCCTCGCCTTCCAGCGCAGCGTCGCCGCCGGCGAGCGCCAGCGTTTCGAGGCGGGCGAGGCCACCAGCCTCGACGCCGCCCTCGCCGGCCGCGACCTGCTCGCCGCCGAGATCGCCGTCGTCACCAGCCGCACCGAGCACCGCCTCGCCCTCATCGACCTCCAGCTCGCCGAGGGCAGCCTGCTCCAACGCCGCGGCATCGGCGTGGAGGCCGGCGGGGACGCGGCGCGCTGA
- a CDS encoding efflux RND transporter permease subunit translates to MLSRFFIHRPIFATVIALLTVVAGLVSVPLLPIEQYPEITPPTVRVSVRYPGADAVTLAETVTAPMEQAINGVEGMIYMKSTSSDDGSVSIDVTFELGTDADLAAVRVQNNVNIAEARLPEAVRRQGITVTKRSPSLLLVMSLVSDVDEATGEPIYDYAFLSNYATLRVLDPVARTPGVGEASLFGPRDYSMRIWLDPQKMRARDLTTVDVLAELRAQNVQLAAGRLGDQPTGDPDGFTYTLTSEGRLTDVSQFEEIIVKTGDDQRVVRVKDVGRVELGSELYGSTARRNGQPGAQIPVYQLPGSNSVETSAAVKAVMEELAADFPPGLRHEVTFDFTKFVEASIEEVVFTLLLASALVILVVFVFLQDWRATLVPAITIPVSLVGTLAALLVFGYSLNLLTLFGLVLAIGIVVDDAIVVVENCARKIEETGCCAADAATDAMREITGPIVATTLVVLAVFVPAALLPGLTGQLYRQFAVTLSVATVFSSVNALTLSPALCALLLKPSPGSRDAHGRREKAEAEPSRGEAEPPGGDGSGPGDDPQSEPAERERERAEASASPGRGGLLGKAFKPFNRGFDHATSGYAWLVGKAVALWPVTLVVYAAAAAATYLAVTLAPTGFLPEEDQGYFFINVQLPEASKLDRTDAVLRRVEQLLLDSPGVESTIAVAGFSLLAGVNAPNAALCVVIMEDWPERPDWPVTRLIEELGPRLGGIPDAAVFAFNPPAIRGLGQAGGFEMQIRDESDLGIEALAQATRAFLDAAAGDPKIGRALTTFNAQSPQQKIVIDREQHLKLGIEPEVVNDTLSTMLGGAYVNDFNYFGRVYRVYAQADTQYRQTEADLLNLQVRNDEGSMTPLDSFVELLPIVGPQNVVRYNLATSSTVNGSGAPGVSSGEVLSTVDRIAADVLPTGMGYDWTGVTYQQEQAGNTAPIVFALAVVVVFLVLAAQYESWTIPLAILLAVPLGVLGAVLGLLFRGFPNDVYAQIGLVLLVALVAKNAILLVEFAVQKRSGGDGVVDAAVEAARLRFRPILMTAFSFVLGTAPLMFASGAGATSRQTLGTAVVAGMVLATALGLVMTPVFYAVIQRTKERFKPRTADENAEKA, encoded by the coding sequence ATGCTCAGCCGCTTCTTCATCCACCGGCCCATCTTCGCCACCGTCATCGCGCTGCTGACGGTGGTCGCCGGGCTGGTCTCGGTGCCGCTGCTTCCCATTGAGCAGTACCCCGAGATCACGCCGCCGACCGTCCGCGTGAGCGTGCGCTACCCCGGCGCCGACGCCGTCACGCTCGCCGAGACGGTGACCGCGCCGATGGAGCAGGCGATCAACGGCGTCGAGGGGATGATCTACATGAAGTCGACCAGCTCCGACGACGGGAGCGTCAGCATCGACGTGACCTTCGAGCTGGGAACCGACGCCGACCTCGCCGCGGTCCGCGTGCAGAACAACGTGAACATCGCCGAGGCCCGGCTGCCCGAGGCGGTGCGGCGGCAGGGCATCACCGTGACCAAGCGCTCGCCGTCGCTCCTGCTGGTGATGTCGCTGGTCAGCGACGTGGACGAGGCGACGGGCGAGCCCATCTACGACTACGCCTTCCTCTCCAACTACGCGACGCTGCGCGTGCTCGACCCGGTCGCGCGGACGCCCGGCGTGGGCGAGGCGAGCCTCTTCGGGCCCCGCGACTACTCGATGCGGATCTGGCTGGACCCGCAGAAGATGCGGGCCCGCGACCTCACCACCGTCGACGTGCTCGCCGAGCTGCGTGCCCAGAACGTGCAGCTCGCGGCGGGGCGCCTGGGGGACCAGCCCACGGGCGATCCAGACGGCTTCACCTACACGCTCACCAGCGAGGGGCGGCTGACGGATGTTTCGCAGTTCGAGGAGATCATCGTCAAGACCGGCGATGACCAGCGCGTCGTCCGCGTGAAAGACGTCGGCCGGGTGGAACTCGGCAGCGAGCTCTACGGCTCCACCGCCCGCCGCAACGGCCAGCCGGGGGCACAGATCCCCGTGTACCAGCTCCCGGGCAGCAACTCGGTGGAGACCTCCGCCGCGGTCAAGGCGGTGATGGAGGAGCTCGCCGCCGACTTCCCGCCGGGGCTCCGCCACGAGGTCACCTTCGACTTCACCAAGTTCGTCGAGGCCTCGATCGAGGAGGTGGTCTTCACCCTGCTGCTCGCCTCGGCGCTGGTGATCCTCGTCGTCTTCGTCTTCCTGCAGGACTGGCGGGCGACGCTGGTGCCGGCGATCACGATCCCGGTCTCGCTGGTGGGCACGCTGGCGGCGCTGCTGGTCTTTGGCTACTCGCTGAACCTGCTCACGCTCTTCGGCCTGGTCCTCGCGATCGGCATCGTGGTGGACGACGCGATCGTCGTGGTCGAGAACTGCGCTCGGAAGATCGAGGAGACCGGCTGCTGCGCCGCCGACGCCGCGACCGACGCGATGCGCGAGATCACCGGCCCGATCGTCGCGACGACGCTCGTGGTGCTGGCGGTGTTCGTGCCCGCGGCGCTGCTGCCCGGGCTCACCGGGCAGCTCTACCGGCAGTTCGCGGTGACCCTGTCGGTCGCGACGGTCTTCAGCTCGGTCAACGCGCTGACGCTGAGCCCGGCCCTGTGCGCCCTGCTGCTCAAGCCGAGCCCGGGCTCGCGGGACGCGCACGGCCGCCGGGAGAAAGCCGAGGCGGAGCCAAGCCGCGGGGAGGCAGAACCTCCGGGCGGCGACGGGAGCGGGCCCGGTGACGATCCGCAGAGCGAGCCCGCCGAGCGGGAGCGGGAGCGGGCGGAGGCGTCGGCGTCGCCGGGCCGCGGCGGCTTGCTCGGCAAGGCCTTCAAGCCCTTCAACCGGGGCTTCGACCACGCGACCTCCGGCTACGCCTGGCTCGTCGGCAAAGCGGTTGCGCTGTGGCCGGTCACGCTGGTCGTCTACGCCGCCGCCGCCGCGGCCACCTACCTCGCGGTGACGCTGGCGCCCACGGGCTTCCTGCCCGAGGAGGACCAGGGCTACTTCTTCATCAACGTGCAGCTGCCCGAGGCCTCGAAGCTCGACCGCACCGACGCCGTGCTCCGCCGCGTGGAGCAGCTCCTCCTGGACAGCCCCGGCGTCGAGAGCACCATCGCCGTCGCCGGGTTCTCGCTCCTGGCGGGGGTCAACGCCCCCAACGCCGCGCTGTGCGTGGTCATCATGGAGGACTGGCCCGAGCGGCCCGATTGGCCCGTCACCCGGCTCATCGAGGAACTCGGCCCCCGCCTCGGCGGGATCCCCGACGCGGCGGTTTTCGCCTTCAACCCGCCCGCGATCCGCGGGCTCGGCCAGGCGGGCGGCTTCGAGATGCAGATCCGCGACGAGAGCGACCTGGGCATCGAGGCGCTGGCGCAGGCGACGCGCGCCTTCCTCGACGCCGCCGCGGGCGACCCGAAGATCGGCCGCGCGCTCACGACCTTCAACGCCCAGAGCCCGCAGCAGAAGATCGTCATCGACCGCGAGCAGCACCTCAAGCTGGGCATCGAGCCGGAGGTCGTCAACGACACCCTCTCGACGATGCTCGGCGGGGCGTACGTCAACGACTTCAACTACTTCGGCCGCGTCTACCGCGTGTACGCCCAGGCCGACACGCAGTACCGCCAGACCGAAGCCGACCTCCTGAACCTGCAGGTGCGCAATGACGAGGGCTCGATGACGCCGCTGGACTCGTTCGTCGAGCTGCTGCCGATCGTCGGCCCGCAGAACGTCGTGCGTTACAACCTCGCGACCTCCTCGACGGTCAACGGCTCGGGGGCGCCGGGCGTGAGCAGCGGCGAAGTGCTCAGCACCGTCGACCGCATCGCCGCCGACGTCCTGCCCACGGGGATGGGCTACGACTGGACGGGCGTCACCTACCAGCAAGAGCAAGCGGGCAACACGGCGCCGATCGTGTTCGCGCTCGCCGTGGTGGTCGTGTTCCTGGTGCTCGCCGCGCAGTACGAGAGCTGGACGATCCCGCTGGCGATCCTGCTCGCGGTGCCGCTGGGTGTGCTGGGCGCGGTGCTCGGGCTGCTGTTCCGCGGCTTCCCCAACGACGTCTACGCGCAGATCGGCCTCGTGCTGCTGGTGGCGCTGGTGGCCAAGAACGCGATCCTGCTCGTCGAGTTCGCGGTGCAGAAGCGCAGCGGGGGCGACGGCGTGGTGGACGCCGCCGTCGAGGCGGCGCGGCTGCGCTTCCGGCCGATCCTGATGACGGCGTTCAGCTTCGTGCTCGGCACCGCGCCGCTGATGTTCGCCTCCGGCGCCGGGGCGACCTCCCGCCAGACGCTGGGCACCGCCGTCGTCGCCGGCATGGTCCTCGCCACCGCGTTGGGCCTGGTGATGACGCCGGTGTTCTACGCCGTGATCCAGCGGACCAAGGAGCGCTTCAAGCCGCGGACCGCGGACGAAAACGCCGAGAAAGCCTGA
- a CDS encoding efflux RND transporter periplasmic adaptor subunit, which translates to MPPLTADPPAETPPLPDAPPRTPAPAPPARADRAAAATPPRRVVALLLGVPLLLWLSLVVLSGTSGIFLPDPADEDDAPVAPAVIVAPVEVGPLVRTRGFSGTLVSPAVLEASALVGGRVTSVGVRLGDVVQPGQPLVQLDPEELEQAALAAEARLAVAKANASEATAAETIAERTVARVRQLREEGLTSEAEADTAEARRLAAAAAVEVAEAQRLSAEAEAAAARIRRSYATVRARFGGAGATRRVAAVTVQEGDSVSPGDPLVRLVQLDPLRAVFSATQADHAGLSTGQPVELTTDAYPGRRFAAAVDRLAPSFSESSRQARVEVDVANPDGLLRPGMFVRLTTDLEALDDAVSVPRDAVTRRDDENIVFVLPPGVAAVERVAVELGMTAGDRVQVLSPPLPGGSEVVVLGQQLLEDGQVVNPARSRGEAVAPLVLPEEAGPAGRNA; encoded by the coding sequence ATGCCGCCGCTCACGGCCGATCCGCCCGCCGAAACCCCACCCCTGCCCGATGCCCCGCCGCGGACGCCCGCGCCGGCGCCGCCGGCGCGGGCCGACCGGGCGGCCGCCGCCACGCCCCCGCGCCGCGTCGTCGCGTTGCTCCTGGGCGTGCCGCTTCTGCTTTGGCTCTCGCTGGTCGTCCTCTCGGGCACCTCCGGGATCTTCCTGCCCGATCCCGCCGACGAGGACGACGCGCCGGTCGCGCCGGCGGTCATCGTGGCGCCGGTGGAGGTCGGGCCGCTGGTGCGCACCCGCGGCTTCAGCGGCACACTCGTCTCCCCGGCGGTGCTCGAGGCCTCGGCCCTGGTGGGCGGACGCGTGACCTCGGTCGGCGTGCGGCTCGGCGACGTGGTCCAGCCCGGGCAGCCCCTGGTCCAGCTCGACCCCGAGGAGCTGGAGCAGGCGGCCCTGGCGGCCGAAGCCCGGCTCGCGGTGGCGAAGGCCAACGCCTCGGAGGCCACCGCCGCCGAGACGATCGCCGAGCGCACCGTCGCCCGCGTTCGGCAGCTGCGGGAGGAGGGCCTGACCAGCGAGGCCGAGGCCGACACCGCCGAGGCCCGCCGCCTCGCCGCGGCCGCGGCCGTGGAGGTCGCCGAGGCGCAGCGGCTGTCCGCCGAAGCCGAAGCGGCCGCGGCCCGCATCCGCCGCTCCTACGCCACCGTCCGGGCCCGCTTCGGCGGGGCGGGAGCCACCCGCCGCGTCGCCGCGGTCACCGTGCAGGAGGGCGACTCGGTCTCCCCCGGCGACCCGCTGGTCCGCCTCGTCCAGCTGGACCCGCTGCGGGCCGTGTTCAGCGCCACCCAGGCCGATCACGCGGGCCTCTCCACCGGGCAGCCGGTCGAGCTGACCACCGACGCGTACCCCGGCCGCCGCTTCGCCGCCGCGGTCGACCGCCTCGCCCCCTCTTTCTCGGAGTCGTCGCGGCAGGCCCGCGTCGAGGTCGACGTCGCCAACCCCGACGGCCTGCTGCGGCCGGGCATGTTCGTCCGCCTGACCACCGACCTCGAGGCGCTCGACGACGCCGTCTCGGTGCCGCGCGACGCCGTCACGCGGCGCGACGACGAGAACATCGTCTTCGTGCTGCCCCCGGGCGTCGCCGCGGTGGAGCGGGTCGCCGTCGAGCTCGGCATGACCGCCGGCGACCGCGTGCAGGTGCTCTCGCCGCCGCTGCCCGGCGGCAGCGAGGTGGTCGTGCTGGGGCAGCAGCTGCTCGAGGACGGGCAGGTGGTCAACCCGGCCCGGTCCCGGGGCGAGGCCGTCGCCCCGCTGGTCCTGCCCGAGGAAGCCGGACCCGCCGGCCGCAACGCGTGA
- a CDS encoding efflux RND transporter periplasmic adaptor subunit: MPHPPIGRASVLVVLGAASLSAGCGQEAAPPAPPPADVVVAEPVVRDVTRYYRYSGTTASPEAVDVRARVAGVLEEQHFTASTDVEAGDRLFTIERRPFEVAVESARARVAEADANLELARVERDRVTEAFDAGAATEQEKLEREATVKAEEARLAEARARLDDARIQLGYTEVASPIDGRVGRRQADPGNLVGRTEPTVLTRVVQLDPIHVYFDVSERIVLEYLERGRNGGVGQEEAPVIQVARANDPAGAFPFEGRVDFVEPEVDAGTGTIRVRGVVPNAEKLLFPGLFVRIRAPYDVIEGALLVERDAVGRTLAGDTLMVVNDQNQVEQRVVSLGEEDGGRVTVLKGLSAGERYVVRGLQKARPGAAVNPLTEAQMEEKLQESASIGKGGGDT; the protein is encoded by the coding sequence ATGCCCCACCCCCCGATCGGCCGCGCTTCCGTCCTCGTCGTGCTCGGGGCGGCTTCGCTGTCGGCGGGTTGCGGGCAGGAGGCGGCCCCGCCCGCACCACCGCCGGCCGACGTGGTCGTCGCCGAGCCGGTCGTCCGCGACGTGACCCGCTATTACCGCTACTCGGGCACGACCGCGTCCCCCGAGGCCGTCGACGTCCGGGCCCGCGTGGCCGGTGTCCTCGAGGAGCAGCACTTCACCGCGAGCACCGACGTGGAGGCGGGCGACCGCCTCTTCACGATCGAGCGGCGGCCCTTCGAGGTGGCGGTCGAGTCGGCCCGGGCTCGGGTGGCCGAGGCCGACGCGAACCTCGAGCTGGCCCGCGTCGAGCGTGACCGCGTGACCGAGGCCTTCGACGCCGGAGCCGCGACCGAGCAGGAGAAGCTCGAGCGGGAGGCGACGGTGAAGGCCGAGGAGGCCCGCCTGGCCGAGGCGCGCGCGCGGCTGGACGACGCCCGGATCCAGCTCGGCTACACGGAGGTCGCCTCGCCCATCGACGGCCGGGTCGGCCGCCGCCAGGCCGATCCCGGCAACCTCGTCGGCCGCACCGAGCCCACGGTGCTGACGCGCGTGGTCCAGCTCGACCCGATCCACGTCTACTTCGACGTGAGCGAGCGGATCGTGCTGGAGTACCTGGAGCGCGGCCGCAACGGCGGCGTCGGCCAAGAGGAAGCGCCGGTGATCCAGGTCGCCCGGGCCAACGACCCCGCCGGGGCGTTCCCCTTCGAGGGAAGGGTCGACTTCGTCGAGCCCGAGGTCGACGCCGGCACCGGCACGATCCGCGTCCGCGGGGTGGTCCCCAACGCCGAGAAGCTGCTGTTCCCCGGCCTGTTCGTCCGCATCCGGGCGCCGTACGACGTGATCGAGGGGGCGCTGCTGGTGGAGCGCGACGCGGTCGGACGGACGCTCGCCGGCGACACGCTGATGGTGGTGAACGACCAGAACCAGGTGGAGCAGCGCGTCGTGAGTCTCGGCGAGGAGGACGGCGGGCGGGTGACGGTTCTCAAGGGCCTCTCCGCCGGCGAGCGCTACGTCGTCCGCGGCCTTCAAAAGGCCCGGCCCGGGGCCGCGGTGAATCCGCTGACCGAGGCACAGATGGAGGAGAAGCTCCAGGAATCGGCCTCCATCGGGAAGGGCGGCGGCGACACCTGA